The Solanum stenotomum isolate F172 unplaced genomic scaffold, ASM1918654v1 scaffold11373, whole genome shotgun sequence DNA segment ttttctgCACGTATGGGGATTTTCGAAACAACAGATGACAATTGCTAAGGAGCTAGAAAAACAAAGATCAGTCAAAGCCAAGCGATTgcaaaatgatgaaaatatttattttaaggcaGAAGAGTTCTGGTTGAATAAAAAAGGTTGTCCAATTGGAACGGTCCCTATTCGACAATTGACACAAGAACAACTCCAAAATGCCAAAGATGCCTCCTTAAGCATGGCAAATAAATCCCTTGCTGAAGATATCATCGATGTAACTACttctttaattattaaaatttatcattaatactcaacaaaattcaatttcaaatagttattctaattaatttaatgtaaTACTATACTTCAGTTTGCAGGAATTAGTATAAATGCATCTCcagaaataaaaagttttacaaGTGCCACAGCCACTTTTACTTTGTATAATCTACACGTAAATGGACTTGGCCAATATAGTTCTgcaacaatatttcatcaaagtGCAGATAATGCGACAAATTTCGAGCAAATACAAGCCGGATGGATTGTAagtttttatatcaaatcaatgaTTTGAAcctattaagtatttttttgaCGATTCGATTTCCTAAAGTCATGATGTTTGTTTGGTTTAGGTACATCCACAACTATACGGTGATAGCCGGACTCGGTTATACTCCCATTGGACAGTAAGtatattagaaattaattggtatttttctaaaagaaatcaTTCAAAAACATGTAGAATaagtaaatttcatttttttttaattaaatagacAGATGGCGGCCAGAAAACAGGATGTTACAACAATATTTGTCCAGGATTTGTTCAACTTGACACTACAGTACCAATAGATTATGCATTCCCAAAAATTTCTAGGCCAATGTATGATGACTATGAATTGGAAATTCAGATATACAAGGATGAAGGTAATTAAAATTACAATAGTTGTAATACTTTGGAATATTAATATCAGTATCAAcaagtatgttgttgttgtaactcTGGTGTTGTTTATTTTTGTAGACTATTATCTTTTGTTTCAGGGTTTTATTAGTATTGGATTTTGGCCGGAGACCATTTTCAATGAATTAAGAAATGGATCGCAAGTAGTGCGATATGGAGGACAAACGTTTACACCAGCAGGTCAACAATATAGTCCACCCATGGGAAATGGTAATTTTCAGGATGGCAATCCACACACCACTTGTCATATGCGTCAAGTCTTGTATGGAGTTGGCTATAATCAACTAGTTCAACCCGATGAATCGTTGGTTCAAACTCATCAATCTAGATGTTACCATGAAGGAAGTCAGCATAATGCTCATGATGATTACTgggattataattttttgtttggggGTGGTGGTTTTTGCTAAGATGCACCAACTgtttgtattgtattgatatataaaattaagaagctaTTATATTAGTTCTTGCAATTACAATTGCAATTTATTTTGGGTGATTCAATACTTGATGTGCCTGTTATTGAAAACATATTATTTAGGAGAATTGACAATTATGTCAATTCAAACTCTTCTCTTAATTAGCTAACAAGTGTGGCGAGAAGAATGTGATTTTTGCATCCtaaataagataattttttcaGTTTGAGCTTAGGAATAGAGAAATTCCTGACAGAAAACACTTTCTCCTATAATGTGAACGCTGCAATGCGTAAAACACTTTACTTTGGGATCGCAAGGGACAAGTTGTAATCGCAATGGATGGAAGTCCTATAACAAAGCCATTTACAACAGACTACGTGGAATTGAGTATACAACAATCGATTAATTGCATCTTAGAGGCGAACTAACAGCCAGATTATTATATGGTTACTGGAACCGTATGTTGGTCAGACGTATGACATGAATAAAATGAGTTATGGTGCTTTAAGCAAATAGATAGTAAGTGGGTTGGTGTGTGTGAGGTTTTTCTATTAGAGAGAACACACTTTTATTGGTTAATTGTATTCTCAACACGCCCTCTCACATATGGGCCTTTATTATGCTTTTTGATAATGGATGGTGGTGagaatttgtttctttttcttttataaaggTAGCGTATTGATGTAGGTCGGTATATTGGTAATTATTGTGTTGTCTTTTGTGGAGTCCTCACTGTGGTTATATTGTTGTCATTATTTCTGAAGCTTGCTGGTCTGTTTCTAATCTATAGTTACTAATACCTGTGAATTTGTGCTTTCAACCTAGTGTCTTTTAGAGGACATTGCTACCATTtgattctttttgtttgttttttggaTCTATTTTTGTGGTTACTTTTTTCGATGGTGCATCTGATTATTGCATATACTGGATACAGTTAGATAAGAAAAGATGGTCAGAGTTAGTGTGCTGAATGATGCTCTCAAGAGCATGTACAATGCTGAAAAGAGGGGAAAGCGTCAGGTCATGGTTAGACCTTCATCAAAAGTCATCATCAAGTTCCTCATTGTTATGCAGAAGCATGGTATGTTAGTTTCTTAACTGTTCACTGCTAGCATCACCCTATcattttcttattgttggtatctATGTGTAGGTTACATCGGAGAATTTGAGTATGTCGATGATCATAGGTCTGGAAAGATTGTTGTCGAACTGAATGGAAGGCTAAACAAGTGTGGTGTCATTAGTCCTCGCTTTGATGTTGGAGTCAAGGAGATTGAAGGATGGACTGCTAGATTGCTTCCTTCCCGACAGGTATAGTGATTAATATATTCACTTTGTTCCCTTGATCAATATATAGAACTCCATTTCTGGTTATCACCAAATTGAGCCTTGCTTCTAGCTTCCGAAATGATTGTTGGGGTGAACAAGTCATGGTCATATTAGCTTGTTAAATagacataattaatttttgattcCTTACTTCTTTGTTGAAACAAGTCATGGTCATATTAGCTTGTGAAATAGAcattattaatttttgattCCTTCTTTGCTGAATCATGAATTGGCTTGCTATATGAGCGTTTAACCAATGTTtcattgtgaaatttgaaaaaagtagttttgtttcaaagggaaaaaatgatatttgaaaattattgcTTCTTCTTAAGCATTAAAAATCTTGAGTACTCGGGGAAATCATCTGTAATGCTTACAAGACCCATCCAATTATAATTGTCACATAGCAAGCGCTCTTTGTAGATAGCAGTTGAGGCTCTCTCCTGTAAAGGTAGCATTCCTGTCTAGTCTATCCAAAGGAGAAATTTTTTATCCTATGGCTTGGCTAACAGAGTCTCGATGTGctgttatttttgtattagtcCATGTGAAGTGTGTTTCTTTGAAGAAGTATCTGAACAGTCATATTGTGGATTGAAGCATCATATGTAGTTCATACTTGATACTAAGCAAATGAAATTGCAGACATTTTCTGCGATCACAGATGGAGTAAAAGTCGTACTTGTTTGTCAGTTTTATTTTGTATAGtctattttatgttttgatctTTGCATATTGGTTTTCAACTTGCAGTTCGGGTACATTGTGCTGACTACCTCAGCTGGTATCATGGACCATGAAGAGGCAAGGAGAAAGAATGTTGGTGGAAAAGTTCTTGGTTTCTTTTATTGAGTCATGTTGAAAAGGATGAAAACTTTGGTTTTGCTGTTTGTTGGCTCGTTGTAACCGACCTTTTTCTGTTTTTCTCGTTACCATCAAATTTAGTAgagattttattgaaaattttgagacaATTATCAGATTTTGTTGAAAAACTTGCTGGTGCTTATTGCCTGTTATACTTTACATACCTTGGATTTGATGAGAATGACTGGCTTCCACTTCCTTCGTTCTACCTTGATGGCGAAGCTCTTGGCTGGTTCAATAGCTTATTTTGCAACAAGCTATTTTTGGATTGGAAGCATTTCAAGGGTAAATTTGTTCAGCGATTTTGACAACAAGCCAACAATGATGTGGTGAGGCGTCTAGCTAATTCCTTACATGTTCATTTTGACTGCGCTAATTCTGTCCCTATAGTTTCACAATCAGTTGTATTGCCTCCCAGTCATTTTCCGGCCTCATCTGCCTTTGATTTTGCTTATGATACTGGTGGCAACCTAAAGGTGGACCAGGTGTTTGATAAATTGTCAGAGACGTATAAAAATGTGGATGCCCTGTCAGGCTGTTGGAATTGGAAAACttgaacaaaatataaaaaaaggcATTATCTCTGAAATAACATCCTtaaactgaaataacatatttcttttaAGTTTAAGTATGTTATTTCAGagatatgttatttcagtttaAGTATGTTATTTCAGAGATAatgtctttttttatattttgttcaaGTTTTCCAATTCCAACAGCCTGACAGGGTTACAAGATTTAAAAGACTATACATTTTTATGTAAGTGGGTTGATGTGTGTGAGCTTGTTCTATTTGAGAGAACACACTTTTATTGGTTAATTGTATTCTCAACACGCCCTCTCACATATGGGCCTTTATTATGCTTTTTGATAATAGGTGGTGGTGAGAATTTGTTCCTTGTTCTTTTATAAAGGCAGTGTTATTGATGTAGGTCTGTATATTGGTAATTATTGTGTTGTCTTCTGTTGAGTCCTCACTGTGTTTATATTGTTGTCATGATTTCTGAAGTTTGCTGGTCTGCTTCTAATCTATAGTTACTAATACCTGTGAATTTGTGCTGTCATCCTTGTGTCTTTTCGaggaatttgattatttttgtttgttttttggaGCTGTTTTTGTGGTTACTTTTTTCGATGGTGCATCTGATTATTGCATATACTGGATACTCCCAACTTAGCCCTTAGATCTTCAAATTTCTCCTTAGGAAGAGCCTTGTCATGATGTCTGCAATCTGCTGATCTGAGCTGCAATGAACAAGTTGAAGTTCGCTATCCTTCTCTATTTGCCTGGTAGCGTGAAGCTTCACATTTATATGCTTGCTATGACCATGTTGCACTAGATTTTTGGCAATAAATATTGTTGACTTGTTGTCAAGCTTAATGACAGTAGCTTCAATGTCATTTTGCTCCAGATCACGTAGAATCTTTCTTAACCATAGAGCCTGATTAGTTGCACCAGCAGAAGATTGAGCTGCCACCGCTTGCTTCTTTGAATTCCATGAGGACATGCCTGAGCCAAGTGTAAAAGCATATCCAGAAGTGCTTTTCATATCAACACTTCCTGCCCAATCACTATCCCATCAGCTGCCCTTGCTTTTCCCTTTTAAACCAAATACCATAATCAACAGTTCCTTTGATATATCTCAACGTTCGTTTAGCAACACCAAGTGAACTTGACTTGGAGCTTGCATAAACCGCGAACATGAGATCGGATCTTATTGCTGTCAAATACAACAAACTACCAATCAGACTTCTATAAAC contains these protein-coding regions:
- the LOC125849919 gene encoding uncharacterized protein LOC125849919; amino-acid sequence: MTLIFTTLCFIILVWTTIAFYLVEGYGSSRNADLVLETIHGDIYDCVDVYKQPTLLHPMPHKERIKMTIAKELEKQRSVKAKRLQNDENIYFKAEEFWLNKKGCPIGTVPIRQLTQEQLQNAKDASLSMANKSLAEDIIDFAGISINASPEIKSFTSATATFTLYNLHVNGLGQYSSATIFHQSADNATNFEQIQAGWIVHPQLYGDSRTRLYSHWTTDGGQKTGCYNNICPGFVQLDTTVPIDYAFPKISRPMYDDYELEIQIYKDEDYYLLFQGFISIGFWPETIFNELRNGSQVVRYGGQTFTPAGQQYSPPMGNGNFQDGNPHTTCHMRQVLYGVGYNQLVQPDESLVQTHQSRCYHEGSQHNAHDDYWDYNFLFGGGGFC
- the LOC125849917 gene encoding 40S ribosomal protein S15a-1-like; translation: MVRVSVLNDALKSMYNAEKRGKRQVMVRPSSKVIIKFLIVMQKHGYIGEFEYVDDHRSGKIVVELNGRLNKCGVISPRFDVGVKEIEGWTARLLPSRQFGYIVLTTSAGIMDHEEARRKNVGGKVLGFFY